The DNA sequence AATCCAACGGCGCACATTCACCCGCAATCGACCCCTCGGGAACGCAGGCTATCCTCACCGTGAACGACTTTGGTCCCGACGGGGACGGCGGAGGCCCCTCCGAGTGCGACGGGAATTACCACCCGCTTCCTCAGAGAGTGGTGGCGCTCTCCACCGGATGGTACAATGGCGGTTCCCGGTGTGGGAAAACGATCAGGATTACGGCGAGGAATGGCAGGAGCGCGGTGGCGAAGGTGGTGGACGAG is a window from the Vigna unguiculata cultivar IT97K-499-35 chromosome 7, ASM411807v1, whole genome shotgun sequence genome containing:
- the LOC114191381 gene encoding ripening-related protein grip22-like, encoding MAISQVFMVFFLTLFPHLTNAASCQSNGAHSPAIDPSGTQAILTVNDFGPDGDGGGPSECDGNYHPLPQRVVALSTGWYNGGSRCGKTIRITARNGRSAVAKVVDECDSTQGCDEEHANQSPCKTNIVDASESVWNDLGLNTDDGEVAITWTMA